The DNA sequence GAAGGAGGCTGTTGCGGATGCAGGAGGGCTTTGGGAAGCCCTGGACCGCTTCACCTTCGGAACACCCGACCTGGTGCTGTTGAGCGACGGGAGCCTGCTGATGACCTATTACGCCACCCTGGACGGCATCACCCACGTCCGGGCTTGCCGCTTCCGGGTGGTGTGGGATTAACGGCGGCAGGTCAATCGACCTCCCATTCACTCAATTCCGGGACATTCTCGCGAAGGCTGAGCCTGGTCCACATGGCCGAGTGATCGCTCCACCTCTTTTTGCGCCATTCGTGGTAGTAACCGCAGTCCACGATCTCGAAGTGCCTTGAGACGAACGTGTGGTCGAAGCATCGTGGGTTCTTGAGCGTCCTATGGGTGACGGGCGTGGCTGTTTCGACGCCGTGACGGTCGCGATAGGCATCGCGCAGACCATGCTGGGATGCGCCCGCGAGGACTGAACGCACACCATTGACCCGCTCCATATTTGGGCGCCGGTCTTTGAACTTGGTGTGGTAGCCCCGGATGGACGTACCCTTGTCCTCGTGAATCTTCTCCCCAAAGGGAACGATCTGTCCGGACTGCCTGAATCGCTTGGGCTCATTGAAGTCGCCGGTCAGGATGCGGGGAGAGTCATTTCCCCGGCGGAGCGCCGCCGACAGCACGTTGAAAGTGTCGATCTTTCGCCAGCCGTTGCCGGAACCGTTGGGGATGTGGACGGTGAACAGGTCGATCTCCTGCCCGTCGGGCAAGAACACCTTGGCTCGCGCCAGTAGTTCCGGAAAGGGTGCACTACGGCGCCAGCGGCTGCCTGCGGCCGTTACCGGCCAGCGGCTTGCAATCAGGCACTGGTAGTCTTTCGGCTTCACCCTTTTCAACCTTCCGACCCGCGGCGGCTTGCGCATGGCCGTGGGCGGGACGTTCTTGCCGCTGCAGTGGGCGTGGACCAGACCAATGTCGGCGAGGCGGTGCGCTACATCGTCCGCGAGGCTCGTCTTTACCTCCTGCAAGGTCAGGATGTCCGGGCTTACGGACCGGATCGCCTCGATAACGTTTTGGAGTTGGCCGGGCAGCGATTGAAAGTGGATGTTCCAGGAGAGGAGCAGCATGGGGCGGTCTCCATTTGTGTTGATAGGAGGAACAGCATATGGCGAACCAAAGACCCACGGCAACCGTACGGATCGGAACCGACAAAGCCGCGATTTGGGAGAACTAGAGCAATGGCGAGCGCGCCCGCTACAACGTCAGCTTCTAGAGGCGCTACCGCGACGTGGAAGGGCAATGGAAGACGACGCAGAGCTTCGGCCGCAACGACCTGCTGGTTCTCGTCAAGGTCGCCGATCAAGTCCACTATCAGATTGTCGAGCTGGAACAGGTCGAAGACTCCAACGGCGGGGATGACGATGAGCCGCCATAGTTCGGCGGGCGGCGGGTTAATCCGCCGCCCTTTTCTTCACGCCTCGCTTCCTTTATCATTTAATTGGAGACACTCAAATGACCGCATTTGAAATAGCATCAATCCTCATAGGCGTTGGACAGATCGGCATTGTCTACTACGGGATCTCTCGCATGGTGCAGGCTAACGACAGCCGATCAAAGCTTCAGTCTGACCTCATGCAGCGACAGGAGCGGGATAGCATCCGGCGACACACCGAAACCATGACTGCCCTTCGGGAGCTGATCACCCGGACGGGCGGCAGCGGGACCGCGTGACGGCCGTTATTCGCCAGT is a window from the Acidobacteriota bacterium genome containing:
- a CDS encoding endonuclease/exonuclease/phosphatase family protein codes for the protein MLLLSWNIHFQSLPGQLQNVIEAIRSVSPDILTLQEVKTSLADDVAHRLADIGLVHAHCSGKNVPPTAMRKPPRVGRLKRVKPKDYQCLIASRWPVTAAGSRWRRSAPFPELLARAKVFLPDGQEIDLFTVHIPNGSGNGWRKIDTFNVLSAALRRGNDSPRILTGDFNEPKRFRQSGQIVPFGEKIHEDKGTSIRGYHTKFKDRRPNMERVNGVRSVLAGASQHGLRDAYRDRHGVETATPVTHRTLKNPRCFDHTFVSRHFEIVDCGYYHEWRKKRWSDHSAMWTRLSLRENVPELSEWEVD